A window from Azoarcus sp. DD4 encodes these proteins:
- a CDS encoding nuclear transport factor 2 family protein, whose translation MQTAHAIRFDIDAACERLVRFYQTLSPHTITGIGALYAPDARFKDPFNAVVGTPAIVRIFEHMFATVDAPRFVVTSRIASGREAMLGWDFHLRLRGRDVVIRGVSHLRFDGAGRVCMHRDYWDAAEELYEKLPLVGTLMRALRQRLAAPAPG comes from the coding sequence CGCCATCCGCTTCGACATCGATGCCGCCTGCGAGCGCCTGGTCCGCTTCTACCAGACGCTCTCGCCGCACACCATCACCGGGATCGGCGCACTCTACGCCCCCGACGCCCGCTTCAAGGACCCCTTCAATGCGGTCGTCGGCACGCCGGCCATCGTCCGCATCTTCGAACACATGTTCGCCACGGTGGATGCGCCCCGCTTCGTCGTCACCAGCCGCATCGCCAGCGGGCGCGAGGCCATGCTGGGCTGGGACTTCCACCTCCGGCTGCGCGGCCGCGACGTCGTCATCCGCGGCGTCAGCCACCTGCGCTTCGACGGCGCCGGCCGGGTCTGCATGCACCGCGACTACTGGGATGCGGCCGAGGAACTCTACGAAAAACTGCCGCTGGTCGGCACCCTGATGCGGGCGCTGCGCCAGCGCCTGGCGGCCCCTGCACCCGGCTGA
- a CDS encoding MDR family oxidoreductase, protein MFKAILIEKDDSGYRAALKDVHEAQLPEGDVRVKVAWSTLNYKDGLAITGKGPVVRSFPMVPGIDLAGTVEESSHPDYKAGDAVVLNGWGVGEAHWGGLAQQARLKGDWLIPLPAAFTPRQAMAIGTAGYTAMLCVLALERHGITPASGDVLVTGAAGGVGSVAVALLAKLGYRVVASTGRPAEADYLTALGAAEIVDRAQFSAPGKPLVKERWAAAIDTVGSHTLANVCASLRYRGVVAACGLAQGMDLPATVAPFILRGVTLAGVDSVYCPRADRLLAWQRLATDLDPALLDTITHEIGLGEAITVAGALLEGKVRGRVVVDVNR, encoded by the coding sequence ATGTTCAAGGCCATCCTGATCGAGAAGGACGACAGCGGCTACCGCGCCGCGCTCAAGGACGTCCACGAGGCGCAGTTGCCGGAAGGCGACGTGCGCGTGAAGGTGGCGTGGTCCACCCTCAACTACAAGGACGGCCTTGCCATCACCGGCAAGGGGCCGGTGGTGCGCAGCTTTCCGATGGTGCCCGGCATCGACCTCGCCGGCACGGTGGAGGAGAGCAGCCATCCCGATTACAAGGCAGGCGATGCGGTGGTGCTCAACGGCTGGGGCGTGGGCGAGGCGCATTGGGGAGGGCTGGCGCAGCAGGCGCGCCTGAAGGGCGACTGGCTGATTCCGCTGCCGGCGGCATTCACGCCGCGCCAGGCGATGGCCATCGGCACCGCCGGCTACACCGCGATGCTGTGCGTGCTGGCGCTCGAACGCCACGGCATCACCCCGGCTTCCGGCGACGTGCTGGTCACCGGCGCCGCCGGCGGGGTGGGCAGCGTGGCGGTGGCATTGCTGGCGAAGCTCGGCTACCGCGTGGTGGCGTCCACCGGGCGGCCGGCGGAGGCCGACTACCTCACCGCGCTGGGCGCGGCGGAAATCGTCGATCGCGCGCAGTTCTCGGCGCCCGGCAAGCCGCTCGTCAAGGAGCGCTGGGCGGCGGCGATCGACACCGTCGGCAGTCACACCCTGGCCAATGTCTGCGCCAGCCTGCGCTACCGCGGCGTGGTGGCGGCCTGCGGCCTCGCCCAGGGGATGGACCTGCCGGCCACGGTAGCGCCCTTCATCCTGCGCGGGGTGACGCTGGCCGGCGTCGATAGCGTGTACTGCCCGCGCGCGGATCGTCTGCTGGCCTGGCAGCGGCTGGCGACCGACCTCGATCCGGCCCTGCTCGACACCATCACCCACGAGATCGGCCTCGGCGAGGCGATCACCGTTGCCGGCGCGCTGCTCGAAGGCAAGGTGCGCGGCCGCGTGGTGGTGGATGTGAACCGCTGA
- a CDS encoding TetR/AcrR family transcriptional regulator: MNQANTARRRPGRPPRVDGAREDTRAALLRQGIAMLTERGFNSIGIDEVLRAVGVPKGSFYYYFASKDDFGLAALQTYAEYFAAKLDRHFLDANLSPLARVRAFIDGADAGMGRYDYRRGCLVGNLGQEMSALSEPFRARLEAVFADWQARLAACLQEAVAAGELAADTDCARWAEFFWTGWEGAVLRARLAGNGGPLQRFGEFFLAALPRPD; the protein is encoded by the coding sequence ATGAACCAAGCGAATACCGCCCGCCGCCGTCCCGGCCGCCCGCCGCGTGTCGACGGGGCCCGCGAAGACACCCGTGCAGCCTTGTTGCGCCAGGGCATCGCAATGCTGACCGAGCGCGGCTTCAACAGCATAGGTATAGACGAAGTGCTGCGGGCGGTCGGCGTGCCCAAGGGCTCCTTCTATTACTACTTCGCCAGCAAGGACGATTTCGGTCTGGCGGCACTGCAGACCTATGCCGAGTACTTCGCCGCCAAGCTCGACCGCCATTTCCTCGATGCCAACCTCTCGCCGCTGGCGCGCGTACGCGCCTTCATCGACGGGGCCGACGCCGGCATGGGGCGCTACGACTACCGGCGCGGCTGCCTGGTCGGCAACCTCGGGCAGGAGATGAGCGCGCTGTCGGAGCCCTTCCGCGCCCGCCTGGAGGCGGTGTTCGCCGACTGGCAGGCCCGCCTTGCTGCCTGCCTGCAGGAGGCGGTCGCCGCCGGCGAACTGGCGGCCGACACCGACTGTGCGCGCTGGGCTGAATTCTTCTGGACCGGCTGGGAAGGCGCGGTGCTGCGCGCCCGCCTGGCCGGCAACGGCGGGCCGCTGCAGCGCTTTGGCGAGTTCTTCCTCGCCGCGCTGCCGCGTCCCGACTGA